AAGCAAAAATTTAGAGGGACGTGCACGCTGTAAAACTCACCTGTAAATCTTTAAGATAGGCAATTTCGTTAGGTAGACATTCCAACTTGTTCTCCTCCAAGTCGAGCTCTCGTAACTTTCTCAAGCTCCCAATACCGTGTGGTAACTTCTTCAGAAGGTTATTGGACAATATTAACACCTGCGAAGACAAAGATGTTTTTACAGTTGAGAACAGAGTGTGGACGCAGCAGACAGTGGCTGGAATCATCTGAATGAAAACCAATCCAATTCAAATGTACGTCTGCGGTTTTAAGAAAAATGGAACAACTGGTCGAGGAAGACGACAACGCTGCTCTTCATTGTAGTGAAAGTCCTTTCTGACAGTGCTGAACTGCTTAATCGAGTCTGTGACAACAGCGTCTGGAGGCTTCAGTACTGACGAGCTGACAGGTGGAGCCAGATGTGGAGTTATCTcgcagtgcaaagcattatgggattgattcAGTCAGTGGACACGTCAATCTGATCACTTCACTCAGTGTTCATGTAGTTTTCCCAACCTTACAAATGTCACAACatttaagtttttaaaaatgtttatacAACATAACTTAGTGtaaaagtccatttttttttatatatggaACAAACAAACGAACCTCCAGTGAGACGAGCCCACAGATGTCCTCTGGGATCTTGGTCAGCTGATTGGTCGCCAGACTGAGCTCGACCATGCTCGTCCATGTGCCGAAGTCCAGCGGCAGAGACGTTAACTGGTTGTCCTGTGGAAGACAATGGAGTACCTCTGTAAGCAGCATTACCGACAATTCAGAGGCTCCAGGACTCGGCAGCACAGGGACAGCTCTGTTCCCGCGGCCGCCGCGTCACCTGGCGCCacactgacatgttttcaggacacagtgAGCACAAAACACTGACGATTTCACTGAACGTCGCACAACTTTGGTCCGGTGAGCCAAAAGTGGAACGCTGAACTTTCACCGgacaaaaatgaataaataaaaatgcagtgTTGTGTATAAGCACTGCTTAACAAAAGAGGACTGTAGAAAGACTTTTATAATTCTACATCttaacacacgcacacacacacacacacacacacatatgtaccTTCATGTTAAGCTTGCTTAACACTTTGGCCCTGGAGAAGATGCCAAAGGGAATCTTGTTGATACGGTTGTGCTCCATGTTGAGGGAGTAGATGGTGGAGAACTGGGACGGCCCGCCCACCGGGTACGACTGGAAGCAGTTCCTCGCCAGCGTTAAACTCGTCAGGTTTACCAAACTGGACAGCAGGCCCTGACGAGACACAGACACTGCATTATCCAGGAGCGCCTGTGCTGCTTACAGCCAGTGATGTTTTACAGCGGATGCACCAGTAGCTCCGGACTTTAAGAGGATAAGCGAAGAGCATGGCAAACAGGCATTTAAGATAAGCTCGCAGATTTCTGTACAATCCCCCGGTGCGCACACATCTTAGGGGCAATCATTACAATCTAACAATCTGCATCCAGGGTGCTTCAACATGTCACTGAGAGAAGAGACACTTAAAGCGCATCTGAGGGACAAGAAACCACTCGGTATGCTGATGAATACACGTGCAACCTATCGCTCGTGATCCATGTTGTACTCACCTCTGGCAACACCgaaatgttgttgttttcaagGTTTAGCTCCTCCAGTTCTCGACATTTGGCTAACGATCTGGGGATGGCTGACAATCTATTATATCTCAGGCCTAAGCGATTTATGCTGGCCAGATTGcctgaaacaaaaaaggacAAGAGAAAATGCATTGCTAAGTCTTTTTTATCCTTCCTCTAAATCCCCACTCCAGTGAACGACTGGTAAAGTCAAACAAAGGAGGAGAATTAACGAAGACACAAACTCCTGAATGATATTTACTTCTGTCGGGTcacaaatcattttaaaatgtattttcacgtTACCTATAGTCTCTGGGAGGTCCAGGAGCTCATTGTGCTGCAAGTCAAGGTTGGTTATCTGTGTGCAATTTCCAATCTCCTTGGGTAGATGCTCCAACTGATTATGGGCAACATCCAGAGTGATGAGGTTGCAAAGCTCccctgaagaaaaaaagcacagcaaACTCAGATTGGAGAAAGTCCTTTTAGATGAGATACATTCACCCTGTTCAAAACATCCTGCCTGCTTCATGATCCTCCTCCAAGGTAAACTTTTTGATTTCTAAGTTGAATATGGTAAAAAATGTTGCACTAATATTACCTTTGGAACCCTCGCTGTGTTATTCTACACGAACTGGGTTGTGAACCACAGCAAAGACCCCAACAAGCCTTTTGTGTAAACATTCAAGTCTTTTCTATCCTGAGATGCATTTTAAAGCaagaaaaaatgcaatttttgattgaaaaattcagctgtttcctgtcattgCTCCACTGTATGTTTTGTAGAACAACAAGCGCAGCACACATTTCTCAATCAGAGACAGAGGTAAACCAGAGGAACACCCACCGATCTCCGCGGGCAGCTGTTTAATCTTGTTCTCGCGGATGCTGAGCATGGTGAGCTTGGACAGGTTCCGGATGTCCTTCTCCACCGTGGTGATGCGGTTAAAGCGCAGGTACAGCGTGGCGAGGGACGTCAGGCGGTAGACCACGGCCGGGATCTCCCGCAGCTTGTTGTGCCGGAGGTCGAGCATTCGAAGCTTCTTCAGGGAGTCCAGGGAGTCGGGCAGGCTGGTCAGGGAGTTCTCGCTGAGGGCCAGAGTGACCAGGCCCGAGAGGCAGCCCACCTCCGCCGGCAGGCTCTGCAGCTTGTTGCTGTACAGGTAGAGTTCAGCCAACTGCGTCAGCTCCTTAATGGAGGTGGGCAGCATGTGGATGGACCGTTTGGACAGGTCCAGCCTCATGGAGTTCTCCTCACGACACTTGTTGAGCTCTTTGATCACCTCTGCATTGCTGGACTTCTTGCGAGTACCTGGCGCCGGGTTTGGCCGCTTTATCGTATTGTCAACAGAGAAGGCAACACCcggtgtggagctgctggtgtccttctttccttctttgGCATCTTTCCCTTTGGTCTTCGTTTCTTTGCCCCCATCCTTGGCTAAGCTGGCCAAAGCTTTCGCCTCCTTTTCCCTTTCTTTGCCCGCCGGACCACCTTTTGGGTCCTTTTCTTTCGAATCCTTTTCTTTGCCTAAAGTACTACTCATGTCGACGTTATCGGGCCTCCTGCAGAGTTGCTCATGGGAGTCTCTCTCGTCAGGTTACTTATTCAGCAAAAAAGAGACGCAGACAGCCGAAGAGGCTTGCGAAGAAAACATCACCGTGCGGGCCCTCAGATTTATGATCACCCTTGAAATAAAGGTCTTGTGATCCAAAGGGTTTTTTGGATACTTGTGACACTTTGTTCCTTTGTTAAAATGCCATGGGAGAAATAATCCTTTGAAGTAGCTGGATTGTGGCATCCACAGGCCA
The nucleotide sequence above comes from Salarias fasciatus chromosome 6, fSalaFa1.1, whole genome shotgun sequence. Encoded proteins:
- the shoc2 gene encoding leucine-rich repeat protein SHOC-2 gives rise to the protein MSSTLGKEKDSKEKDPKGGPAGKEREKEAKALASLAKDGGKETKTKGKDAKEGKKDTSSSTPGVAFSVDNTIKRPNPAPGTRKKSSNAEVIKELNKCREENSMRLDLSKRSIHMLPTSIKELTQLAELYLYSNKLQSLPAEVGCLSGLVTLALSENSLTSLPDSLDSLKKLRMLDLRHNKLREIPAVVYRLTSLATLYLRFNRITTVEKDIRNLSKLTMLSIRENKIKQLPAEIGELCNLITLDVAHNQLEHLPKEIGNCTQITNLDLQHNELLDLPETIGNLASINRLGLRYNRLSAIPRSLAKCRELEELNLENNNISVLPEGLLSSLVNLTSLTLARNCFQSYPVGGPSQFSTIYSLNMEHNRINKIPFGIFSRAKVLSKLNMKDNQLTSLPLDFGTWTSMVELSLATNQLTKIPEDICGLVSLEVLILSNNLLKKLPHGIGSLRKLRELDLEENKLECLPNEIAYLKDLQKLVLTNNQLTTLPRGIGHLTNLTHLGLGENLLQHLPEEIGTLENLEELYLNDNPNLHSLPFELALCSKLSIMSIENCPLTHLPPQIVAGGPSFIIQFLKMQGPYRAMV